The Ascaphus truei isolate aAscTru1 chromosome 20, aAscTru1.hap1, whole genome shotgun sequence genome includes the window ggcaggggcgggggggtgaaaggcaggggcgggggggtgaaaggcaggggcgggcgggTGTAAGGCAggggcaggcaggggggtgaaaggcaagggtgggggggcaaaaggcaagggcgggggcaaaaggcaagggcggggggggggcgaaaggcaagggcgggggggaaaaacaagggcgggggggggggggcgaaaggcaagggcgggggcGAAAGGCAAGGgccgggtgggcgaaaggcaagaggcgaaaggcaagggggggggggggcgaaaggcaagggggggggggcgaaaggcaaggggggggggcgaaaggcAAGGGGcgaaaggcaagggcgggggggggcgaaAGGCAAGGGCGTGGGGGCGAAAGGCAAGGGGCGaaaggcgaggggggggaaggcaagggcgggggggcGAAAGGCGAGGGCGGGGGGGCGAAAGGCGAGGGCGGGGGGGGCGAAAGGCGAGGGCGGGGGGGGCGAAAGGCGAGGGCGGAGGGGcgaaaggcaagggcggggggtgaaaggcaagggcgggggggtgaaaggcaagggcggggggcGAAAGGCAAGTGCGGGAGTGGAGAGAGGCGGCGGGCGGGAGTGGAGAGAGGCAGCGGGCGGCGTGcgagagtggagagagacagcGGGCGGCGTGcgagagtggagagagacagcGGGCGGGACTCGAGAGAAGCTGCGAGCGGGACTGGAGAGAGGCAGCGGGCGGGACTGGAGAGAAGCTGCGGGTGGGAGTGGAGAGTGGCGGCGGGCGGGACTGGAGAGGCGGCGGGCGGGAGTGGAGAGAGGCGGCGGGCGGGAGTGGAGAGAGGCGGCGGGCGGGAGTGGAGAGAGGCGGCGGGCGGGAGTGGAGAGAGGCGGCGGGCGGGAGTGGAGAGAGGCGGCGAGcgggagcagagagaggcggCGGGCGAGAGTGGAGAGAGGCTGCGGGCGGGACTGGAGAGAAGCTGCGGGCGTGGAGAGAGGCAGCGGGCGGGAGTGGAAAGAGGCGGCGGGCGGGAGTGGAGAGAAGCAGCGAgcgggagtggagagaggtggcGAGCGGGAGTGGAAAGAGGCGGCGGGcgggagtggagagaagcggcgagcgggagtggagagaggtggcGAGCGGGAGTGGAGAGAGGCGGCGGGCGGAAGTGGAGAGAGGTGGCGGGCGGGAGTGGAGAGAGGCGGCGGCCGAGAGTGGAGAGAGGCAGCGGGCGGGAGTGGAGAGAGGCGGCGAGCGGCAGTGGAGAGAGGCGGCGGGCGGGAGTGGAGAGAGGCAGCGGGCGGAAGTGGAGAGAGGTGGCGGGCGGGAGTGGAAGCGGGCGGGAGTGGAGAGGCGGCGGGCGGGAGTGGAGAGGCAGCGGGCAAAAGTGgagagaggcggcgggtgggagtgGAAGCGGGCGGGAGTGgagagaggcggcgggtgggagtgGAGAGAGGCGGCGGGCGGGAGTGGAAGCGGGcgggagtggagagaagcggcgGGCGGGAGTGGAAGCGGGCGGGAGTGGAGAGAGGCGGCGGGCGGGAGTGGAAGCGGGCGGGAGTGgagagaggcggcgggtgggagtgGAGAGAGGCGGCGGGCGGGAGTGGAAGCGGGCGGGAGTGGAGACAGGCGGCGGGCGGGAGTGGAAGCGGGCGGGAGTGgagagaggcggcgggtgggagtgGAGAGAGGCGGCGGGCGGGAGTGGAAGCGGGCGGGAGTGGAGAGAGGCGGCGGGCGGGAGTGGAGAGGCGGCGGGCGGTTTGCTCACTTCTGTCGGTGCACGTGTGGGTAGCCGTTGGATCAGAGGCGCACGCGGTGTGAGGTGGTGCGAGTTATGTAGTGTGTAGCGCAGTGAGTGACGTAAcaccaccccgcaggccaatgagagcgaGAGCTGTGGGCGGGCAACAACCGATCAGAAAACGCAGAAACCCACAGACAAcactttcagttttatatatatagatatatatatatttcccaaatGGTAACAGTATACATTCCAATGACCTATTTGTGATGCACTGTACCTATTTAAACCACCAGTACCTATTTCTGTCTGTGTATGAGAACAGCAACCACCCCCCACCTCCGTATTAACTTTAAGCTATTTACAGTATCTTAAAGATCAATAACTAATTCAGTAAAAAGCACGTTTTAGGGAATTTATCATcgctttatatataaatatacaattacATCCAGAAAAATAATATTTGAATGACGTGTTTTATGTTCGCAAATAAGAAATTGCATGGCTTATGCCTTCATAGGGAGGTGCTCACCTGTTGGTGCTCATACTCCGGTATCCCACATTAACAGATTATTAATTAAAGTGTATTGCACCTATTTCCATGTGCTCAGTGTTGGGGGGTTTCCAACAGGATGATTTGTATGCATATATGACCACTGTATACACAGCACTTTATCATAATTTTTTTGTATTCTACACCTCAAGAAACTTTGCGTTGTAATGTATatcatatatgtatttatgtgtggtcGTGATAAGGGTAGTCGTTCTTTCCGTACGcgcgggcgccgccatcttcttatAAAAATGATAGGCCGTCGGAACAGTAGTCCTTCTTCGTACAGGCAGCGAACCGCCATCTCGTCAATTTATCCACTTCCCATTGGTTTCGCGCCCTTAAGGCGTAGCCAGCGTCAATCTCGTCATGATTTTATTTCCGTACAGTCGTGTGCCGCCTTGTCGTCAATCGTGGTTGGCGGTTTGtatacagggcgccgccatgttgttccGTACTGACACGCGGTGCCGCAGCAAGTTCCCTTCCTGGTCTTTATATTGTCTCttcctctccgtctccctccggTTTCCTCGGACCCAGCGCCTTCAACCCGTCTCCATTATCGTGTAAAATCGGTGTAAGGTGCCGTACAGCGCCATGATGTGAATGGCAACGTGTATAGAGGGGCGCCATGTTGTACCCGCCCATAGTGACGCGATGACGCAGTACGCCCCCTTCGGAGTCAATATATAAGGCCAAGGCGACGCTTTATTCCTCCTCTACGCCTCGCTCTGGTGTTTTCGGACACGAGTTCCGAAATCCGCTTCTGTCCTTCCCCGACAAATCCCAACCATGACTGAGCAGATGACCCTCAGGGGGACCCTAAAGGGCCACAATGGCTGGGTCACACAGATAGCAACCACCCCGCAGTTCCCGGACATGATCCTCAGTTCCTCACGGGGTGAGATATATGTATTAATGCGCTGTGacgccatgtgtgtgtgtatataatacccaTCCTGTATGTATAGCATCGCATATACGGGCATACCCACCCTGTATCTCTATGCACTGTGACACCATGTGtgtggatactgtgtgtgtgtgtgtgtgtgtgtgtgtgtgtgtgttcatagtCACCCTAAAACGGTTTAAGCATGCATAGTAAGACAGGACTTTTATTAGGACTGGTGTGGCCTGTCATCTCCTTGCAAGGATCGCTAGAACTGCAATATAAGAATAAAAAAACACTTCCTTTCATTGGAGACCCAGCGCGGTACAACGTTGAAGGCCTGCATGGCCTTGCATCGGGGAGGTGTGGCCTGACAAGTTGTACAGTGCTGTAcaccagaggtgctcaactccaatcctcaagacccaccaacaggtcaggttttcaggatatccctgcttcagcagttgCTCAGTCTTTCattaagtcacctgtgctgaagcagggactgattgagccacctgtgtggaaactgggatatcctgcaaacctgacctgatgcgggggcttgaggactggagttgagcacccctgctgtagatttTCAATAAAATGAAGAGTTGTGTGATACTTATACTGAAGTTTTGCTGATCTGTCAGACCGTGAGTCCTATTGAAAGtgttctctttaaaaaaaaaaatatataaaaaatgtttgtatACAAACTGCGTATAAATGGCTGGTAGCAGATTTAGTATGAATGGGTTCTTTGTCCATTTTATGACATTTTTCATGTGTCTGTGAACATATGTAATGTGACAGATGTCTGCAGAACGTCTATATCCGTATTTTCGTAATCTGGTTTAAAAAGCATATTGATTATCCAGACTGTCGCACATGTATCTAATTATCCAGTTCTGTTGTAACGTCACCAATTAGCAAGTATTCTTAACGGCTGAAATTAACTCGTTAAACCTCCTACTTGGGTCTGTCGTCCTCCACATTAAATGTATGTTGCTCTGACGTGTTCCATCCGTGTCATTTCCCAGATAAAACGGTCATCATGTGGAAGTTGACACGTGATGAGACAAATTACGGTGTTCCTCAGCGCGCCCTGCGTGGTCACTCGCATTTTGTCAGTGACGTTGTTGTCTCGTCGGACGGACAGTTTGCTCTCTCCGGGTCCTGGGACGGAACCCTTCGGCTGTGGGACCTCACCACGTGAGTCACCTGGGGAGAGGGGTTATCGGCATtcaggaattggggggggggggtgaggttgtGTGAATGACAAGGGGGAAGGAGGATTGTTTCCCTACAGGGGGGACTCAGAAGGTTTTGTTTAGTTCGTTTGCGTGCGACGTCACGCAcgcctatcacacacacacactatttctgTGTATAGTGGTTGCGCGCTGGGGGCGtggcacgtgatgtcacatgagctgttcaccctcattgactgaaccatATACGTAACCCGACCGTCACGCAGCAGATATAAAATTGAAAGTCTGCTGCAGAATGGCGTGATCGGCTCCAGTGCACATgagctctatggcctgcctcagaggTAAGGCATTTAGTTGGGGGGAGCACGAACTACAAACGTGGCCTAAGACACTCACAGCTTCCTTTATACTCAGAGGAGGGAGGCATGTTACAGAAGGAAGGGTTCATTGTCACATGTCATTCCACAGTGGCACCACCACACGGAGCTTCGTGGGTCACACAAAGGACGTCCTGAGTGTGGCTTTCTCAGCTGACAATCGTCAGATAGTGTCCGGATCCCGTGACAAAACCATCAAGCTGTGGAACACACTGGGTGTGTGCAAATACACTGTGCAGGTGAGGGACGGGGGATGTGACACAACGGTACTGATGGTGAGGGCAGCGAAGAGACACAATGGGACCAAGACTCCCCTCTTGTTCCCGGTGATTAGAGCATCTCATCTGAGTGTCTCGCAAAGAGACAGTGTCTAAACAGGCTGACACTCCTGCAATTATGATGGGATCAGAGGGGCTGTCATGTCACTGGAGGCTCTTCTCTGAAGACTGTTCTCTTTCTGGTTGAATCTCTCCCGACTGTCTCCCTTTTTTCCTCAGGAGGAGTCTCATGCCGAGTGGGTCTCATGTGTGAGGTTCTCTCCCAACAGCAGTAATCCAATCATTGTGTCCTGTGGATGGGACAAGATGGTGAAGGTGAGGGAAGGGTGTACCATAACACACATGGTTATATATCCTGACCCTTtacaaaaaaatgtatactgcatgGATTTAATATGGACAGTCTAAGCGTATACATGTAGGATGCAGCATTATAAATTCTTATATACTGTTGGTAAAGGGGAGGTATTgtagtacaggcggtcctcgctatCGTCTTGCTTTACGACAAATGGCTTATCAGACGTGTCACAATGCATTACGCAGAATGGATTATCTGACGTTCACTGCAACATCGGATTCGCTTTACGGCACTTTTAACTATCTGGCACAATTTCCGGGTCAGATAATTGAGCACTGCCTGTATATATCTGCCTCCGAATTCTCCCTATGTACTATTAAATCTTAATATGGTCGGGTCTAAAGAACCATGTCCCATATATACTATTGTTTCTATGGCTTCTATTTGTGTACATGGTCTCTTAAAGGCATGTTCAGAGGCTCAGAACCGTTGGCTTCCTGGGGTGTGGTTGTGCTGTTGATATAATCACTGTATAACTTCTCCCACTTCAGGTCTGGAATTTGGCTAACTGCAAACTGAAGACCAATCACATCGGGCACAGTGGCTTCCTGAACACAGTGACTGTTTCACCTGACGGGTCCCTGTGTGCCTCTGGGGGCAAGGtgacgatggggggggggggggagggctgggtCTGCTGTGAGATGGTTGGGAGATGTGGCAGGTCTTGTGGTTCTCGGGCAAAGCTGGGTATGTAACGAAGATAATTGTTCTGGGGATGAGAGTTTGGTGTGGAACAGTGAAGGGTTGAAGGGTGGGGAGGTAAAGAGGATAGTTTAATGAGTAAAATGGTATCTCTTCTGTCTTTTTTCCTGGGGAACGCGAGATAGCCTTGTGGTTCTTGTGTTGGGTGCCTCTGAGTGGGTATGCATTAAGTCCTTCAGGGCAGTTTTTGAGGTGGCTGCAGAATTCAATGTCTCCTGTTGATTTCCTCACGGGTGTGATTTTGTGATCCTCCAGCTAGTGTTTGAAGCTGATCTTTAGGGTGGACTGTTTCTTGAAGCTCTTTGTACATCTAGGACAGACAGGGTTAAATGTGAGTTGGCTGGCTGAGCTGTTTGCTGGCTGAGCTGCTAATCACCTCATTCTCGGTGAGGGGCATCAGCAGTCAGTGTGCTGTTTTTCTGGCAAGGCGTATGACTAGTGGTGGAGTCTATTATTGTTTGGTCAACACTTCCCAGGGTGCTATATTTTAGCCATAAATTGACAGGCTTTCTGTCGTTGTGACCCAGGCAGGTTTACTCTCCTCCATACACCCATGGCTGTGTTGTGACATAGGCTTTGTCTCTCTAGGATGGTCAAGCCATGCTGTGGGATCTGAACGAGGGGAAGCATCTATACACTCTCGATAGTGGAGACATCATCAACGCTCTCTCCTTCAGCCCCAATCGCTACTGGCTGTGTGCGGCGACTGGACCCAGCATCAAGATCTGGGTATGTCTGATCTCTTGACTCTCATCCAGCATCAACATCTGGGAAGTGTATCTTGCAGTGATGTAATCTCTTGAAGCCATCTTATGCTCACTGCTGATCCTGAGGCTGTTACTGAGTAAGGCCCAACACTCCTTTTGCTACCTCACCCTACTCCATAACTTGGGCTGTGTCTGCCAGTTCTGGAGGTTAAGATCCTTTCTCTGTCCCTGACATTCTTGTGCTTACTCTCGCAGGATCTGGAGGGTAAGATCATTGTGGATGAACTGAAGCAGGAAGTGATCAGTACCAGCAGCAAAGCAGAACCCCCTCAATGCACTTCTCTGGCCTGGTCAGCTGATGGACAGGTAAATGGCCCCAACTCCTCCCACAATGCACCTCTTGCTTGTCTTTACATCTGTGCCCTCTCATTGCAGCCTGACTCCAGTGCTCATAGTCTCCTTGTAGCCCTTACACTCTCACATCATTCTCTGCACTCTCATTCCTATTTAATTGTGTGAAGATTTAATCACTAGTCATCTGCACTCATCTCGCCTTTCTTTTCACATGGAGGCTCAAAATactacaatttttatttttgtccCGTATGGTCTCTTCATACTCTTCTCTCCCTCAGACGCTCTTCGCCGGTTACACGGACAATCTGATCAGAGTCTGGCAGGTCACTGTTGGCACTCGGTAACAGAACTCTGGGACCAGAAGAGAGAGCGCGCGGAGTCGTCTGCTGGATGCACCAGCCTGAGGCACAGCTGTGTAGTATGACGTCTGCTCTTTCAGGCACTGGCCTGAGAGTCTGTCCAATAAAGAGTTATACAATGCGAACCCGGTGTCTAAATATGGGGAGGGTTGGGAGGTGAGCGTGTAGATTTAAAAggtattatacatatattataagtATGTAAAAACATGGATGATCAGGAAGGAAAAGTGCAGGTAACCAATGAAGTCAGGAGCCGGCAACTACCAGTGCAGAGAATGGGCACAGAGATAATTAATTGTGATGGGAGCACTAGCTGAGTTATAAATTGAAGCTGCTCTGTATTTAACAGCTGTttctttattaaaagaaaataGCTAGATTGTGTTTAATATTCAAAACATAACTTCCAGTAAAGCTAAAGGATTGTTTGTTCAGTGTATGGAAGCAGGGGAATTGGAAAGGAGCATCTGCAGGGTGGTGGTGGATGATTCGGGGGTcctcttttgaagtgaaacttctttggggGGGAGCCTACAGGGTTTTCATCGGAAAAATTGCATTGCCTTGTAATGAAAAACCATAAGGCTACGGGGGTGCCTggtggcgcatgcacagcgcttcaccgtgatgatgggggggggggggtgaccaaaATGGGTCGAGTGGGTGCAGCCATGAACTTTTGCACAACATGTAGAAATGCTGCCAAAAACATGCCGAGTTCAAACCCTTGCCGAGAGTGCTTTTTTTGGGCGTTTACTGCATGGAGCCCTAAATCTGTATTGATCTTTTAAGATTTACTCCATTTTGATTTATGCACAGGATGCTGGGACCTGCAGGTTTTACAAACACACATTCTTTATCTGTATCTTCGGATATTCTGCAACAATTCTTCACTGCCAAGCTTCCATCTCATAGGTTggggtatattaaaaaaaaaaaaaaaatgtatatatatgtatatgtatatatatatatatatatatatgtgtatatatatatatgtgtgtgttttgagtgggtaaaaaaagtgactaaaaccctccacagtaaagcataaagcaactgtaaatattcctgtatattcatttgcatgtcttagacaggtctgcaaccctgtctttaaccattatcacccagcacttccactgcagcaagggattctgggaaatgacatgcaaatgagcacacagtgtcactttttgtctcatgctcacattacatgagcaacccttagccaatgcatgctgctttaaacacagcttttaagcaagggcttgggagatgcaaagccaataaacccactcacagacatgtttcaaccttgatgggtatcatcagtgtgaggttggttgctggcatttgttcaaatgagataagagtcggtaatcaccacacttattaaggttatagtgggtaaaaaaaagtgactaaaaccctccacagtaaagcataaagcaactaaatattcctgtatattcatttgcatgtcttagacaggtctgcaaccctgtctttcaccattatcacccagcacacagcacttcctcatgtaatgtgagcatgagataaaaggtggcactgtgtgctcatttccatgtcatttcccagaatcccttgctgcagtggaagtgctatatatatatatatatatatatatatcctatataataaaaatgaaagcactgtatgcctgtctgcatcttcctgtgtccctaggggaaatctcattggtcccttgggccgcccgcacCTCttgattggcctgaggcggactgacgacacacacacagtgtcacatacacacaccactctttctctgtcctctcccaccccccatcacactcagctcagctccccccccccggtgctccgctcagctcccccccggtgctccactcacctccccccccccccccgatgctccactcaccccccccccccgatgctccactcacctccctcccccccgaagctcagctccccccccggtgctccgctcagctcccccccggtgctccgctcagctcccccggtgctccactcacccccccgatgctccactcacccccccgatgctccactcaccccccccgatgctccactcacctcccccccgatgctccactcacctcccccccgatgctccactcacctcccccccgatgctccactcacctcccccccgatgctccactcacctccccccccgatgctccactcacccccgatgctccactcacctccccccgcccgatgctccactcacctcccccccgcccgatgctccactcacctccccccccgcccgatgctccactcacctccccccctgcccgatgctctactcacctcccccccgcccgatgctccactcacctccccccccgcccgatgctccactcacctccccccccgcccgaTGTTCCATTCACCTCAtccccgcccgatgctccactcacctccccccctccccggcagggggacaggcagctgacacgcggcacctaagatggcggcggccggaaggacccccttcctccctcacggagtaactaagatggcggcggccggaacgagaggtgaagtgtgtgtgtgtgtcactgtgtgtgtttgtgtgtgacacagtgtgtgtgacagtgtgtgtgacacagtgtgtgtgacactgtgtcaggcactgtagggtggggaccggagctacgggggggggggtcaggagcatagagagaggggggagccgagaaacatacaggggcagTGGAGAGTAGGGACCcagaaattttaagcaacccacccccccctcctgtccactgccccccctcctgtcgactgtcccccccctcctgtccactgtcaccccccctcctgtccactttcaccccccctcctgtccactgtcccctccccctcctgtccactgtcacccccctcctgtccactgtcacccccctcctgtccactgtcaccccccctgtccactgtcacccccccctcctgtccactcaccccccctcctgtccactgtcaccccccctcctgtccactgtcacccccctcctgtccactgtcaccaccccctcctgtccactgtcccgtccccctcctgtccactgtcccgtcccccgcctgtctactgtcccgtccccctcctgtccactgttgtcctgtcccctcctgtccactgtcgtcccgtcccctcctgtccactgtcccctccccctcctgtccactgtcacccccctcctgtccactgtcaccccctcctgtccactgtcacccccctcctgtccactgtcacccccctcctgtccactgtcacccccctcctgtccactgtcacccccctcctgtccactgtcacccccctcctgtccactgtcacccccctcctgtccactgtcacccccctcctgtccactgtcaccccctcctgtccactgtcatccccctcctgtccactgtcaccaccccctcctgtccactgtcaccaccccctcctgtccactgtcccgtccccctcctgtccactgtcctgtccccctcctgtccactgtcgtcccgtcccctcctgtccactgtcgtcccctcctgtccactgtcgtcccgtcccctcctgtccactgtcgtcccgtcccctcctgtccactgtcgtcccgtcccctcctgtccactgtcgtcccgtcccctcctgtccactgtcgtcccgtcccctcctgtccactgtcgtcccctcccctcctgtccagtgtcgtcccctcccctcctgtccactgtcgtcccgtcccctcctgtccactgtcgtcccgtccactcctgtccactgtcccgtccactcctgtccactgtcctgtccactgtcccgtccccctcctgtccactgtcgtcccgtcccctcctgtccagtgtcatcccctcccctcctgtccattgtcgtcccctccccctactgtccactgtcgtcccgtcccctcctgtccactgtcgtcccgtcccctcctgtccactgtcgtcccgtccccctcctgtccactgtcgtcccgtccccctcctgtccactgtcgtcccgtccccctcctgtccactgtcgtcccgtccccctcctgtccactgtcgtcccgtccccctcctgtccactgtcgtcccgtccccctcctgtccactgtcgtcccgtccccctcctgtccactgtcgtcccgtccccctcctgtccactgtcccgtccccctcctgtccactgtcccgtccccctcctgtccactgtcccgtccccctcctgtccactgtcccgtccccctcctgtccactgtcccgtccccctcctgtccactgtcccgtccccctcctgtccactgtcccgtcccccttctgtccactgtcccgtccccctcctgtccagtcccgtcccctcctgtccactgtctcccccaccctcctgtccactgtctccccccccctcctgtccactgcccccccaccctcctgtccactgccccccccaccctcctgtccactgtccccccccccctccactgtcccccaccattttccccccctctccccaccccccccccctttcctagcgggaaatttaactcacgggcaacgccgggtctctcagctagtatatatataaaaatatatatattttatccttGGTCCTCTGATATCATCTgattgtttaaaaccagagacagaacataaaacacagacagagctcagtgcgcatccagtgaaactcatacacggtacagtgcctaaatatatatgtataaatatctattaagtaaaatggtctttagtttgacatttttggccaaaattgttgtaaacccctgagccaactacacggcagaccacatttcaggggtccctaacactaatataaattcttaataacctgtgtaataacaggaagaatgatttataataaatctgtcaatattagttgcaaagttctaagtgtgattgaagcttttattaacctgtacattaccaggaaaagcactctgtattagagttgtcacaaccatactgcaagcaagcaagttcccctgagtggaagatgctatggagtgtaataaaagcttcaatcagacttagaactttgcaactaatattgacagat containing:
- the RACK1 gene encoding small ribosomal subunit protein RACK1, giving the protein MTEQMTLRGTLKGHNGWVTQIATTPQFPDMILSSSRDKTVIMWKLTRDETNYGVPQRALRGHSHFVSDVVVSSDGQFALSGSWDGTLRLWDLTTGTTTRSFVGHTKDVLSVAFSADNRQIVSGSRDKTIKLWNTLGVCKYTVQEESHAEWVSCVRFSPNSSNPIIVSCGWDKMVKVWNLANCKLKTNHIGHSGFLNTVTVSPDGSLCASGGKDGQAMLWDLNEGKHLYTLDSGDIINALSFSPNRYWLCAATGPSIKIWDLEGKIIVDELKQEVISTSSKAEPPQCTSLAWSADGQTLFAGYTDNLIRVWQVTVGTR